The DNA sequence atatgaataaaaattatatttcagtAACAGTATTTCTGGTGTTGAGGTCCGTTTCTGACATGAAATTGTTGTATTTGTGTGGTCGTTTCTTCATCTAATCCTCAGGACTCCATTCTGGCTTTTTCAAGACTTTTTTACACAGAGTGTGGTAAGCTGGTAGGAGATCTGCAAAATAGGTGAATGAAAAACACAAGAATGATTCTCTTACAAACCTTCATATGAAAATTAGCAGTGGCCAAGAGTGATTCTTAGGGGTaatctgaatctgaaaattGCCAATATGACAATAGCAGAGACATTGCAATAACATACATTGTCATTAACCCTgtcagtgctgtaatttttcccacaaaaatttagtgcaacattttacccgTTTTACCAGATTTTGgtgtaatttttgacaattttggaccaaatggacataatttttcatttggtacagtttttaatcaaaattgttgggaacatctgaaaaaaaatcgcatttgaaaaaaatgatcagTGTTATTCTTATACAGGCTACAAAAATTGTCTTTGGCACTTAAAGGGTTAAAGCCATAGGAACTACATGTAGTTGCCTCATGTGGGCACTGGGAATTGATTGCAGTGAGTAGGTTACAGTATAAAAATGTCACACACATCACTTTTTGTATATTCAATGAATTCACTTCAAATCTGTTGTACAAAGAATATCAACTAAACCCTGACTATTGCCTTAATTATGCTGgtgtaatattttcaaataaacatggttgCTGTGACATAGAGACAAGTCTTGTTCTCCTGGTGTTTCTGAAAGTAAATACAcgctgtatatataaatatatgctGTCATAATTTGCAGAAGATGAATAGTGACTCAAGAAGCTGATCTAAAACACCATGCAGTACTGATACTTGCATCATAGGAAGATTTGGGCTGTTTTGATACCTACCGAGATCTACACCGAGATTGAAAGATACCATTTTTTGTCAAGACTCCCTACCATATTCAAGAGAGTGGGGGGTTTCACGATAGAGATTTTTGACTTTTGGTAAAATGGGGATGATCAAGATCACATCATTGTCACCTTAAATAAacttgttttaaaaatgtaggCAGCTTAATTTCAGACTTTGTCTTATCTACTAGTAAGCTTCTGGTTACCTTCACGTCTTGGTGCTGCAAAATCTGCCACTGCTAGAGGACTACCTGAATCGCCGTATGGTAATGGCACTTCCTCATCCGGCGAGAAAAACGGAGTGAAAAGATCTTTTGTGCTCGGATCGTTCAGCTCCAGGAGGTCACTCAGTCTGGTTGGCTTCTTGTTAAATGACACGATCAACGAATTCAGACCGTACTGGACCTGAATGGGTCTACGGATCGGTTTGTTCTGTGCAAAGTCTAACAATGCCTGGACAGGGTTGCCATTTGTGTAGCACTTGTTGTAAAGGTTAATCAGGGGAGAAAACATTCGAGGGTTGACTTCCATAAGCTTGCAGTCTCCATTTTTTTGTATCAAAAACTCGATGGATAGGAAATCATTGTTATAACCATATCCCATCATCCTTGTGGCAATATCTCGGTATCTCCTCTGGACGTTTTCCAGTACATCTTTGTCCAAATTACTCGGAAGAAGGAAGGCTTTGTTACATGAAGGTTTGCTTTTCCAGTAAAGTAGGTCGTGCGCCGGCCACTGGATAATCTGGTTATTCGCAATGAACCCATCAATGGCAACAGTAGCACTTGCATCAACATGCTCTTCCAGGATGATACCGTTCTTGAAAGCCTCGGAGTATTTGTCATGGCTTATCCTGCCTCTCAGAAACTCACCAAGCCCAGACGCTGGGAACTTCTTGTAGATGTTCATTTGTTTTACCATACCTTGGAGACAGGTTACCTTGGCAACACCGAATGATGCTGTTCCGACGCATGGCTTGATGATTGCAGGACAACCGACGTACTCAAGAGCCTCTTTGAGATTCTCTGAAGTGAAGTTTTCAGGATCTAGGTGAGTATATTTCACTGGACTTGGATCTGTGTCTGTGTATTTCCTGGTAAGGTATTTATCGTAACACAGTAACGTGGACTCCAAAGTCGGACCGGGGATGTGTGGAAATTTGTCACGTAGAGCAGCCTTGACGACTGATGTGTCGTCTCTGCCTGACAGAATAAAATCAATGCTGTGCTTCTCAATCATATCTTCGCAGTGTTTCATGAACGCTGTGAAACAGAATCCCCTGTTACCCATGGTGCCTTGCTCACCGGTGGGACTGTTGGCCTCAATGAGCTTCACCTCATCTGGGACGGATAATTTCTCAAGCTGCAAGTTTAACTTGTCTTTCCATGTGGGCAACAGAGCAAGGACCCTGATGCCAGGACTTTGCTGCTGAAAATGGCGGAAAAAAGTTTGTGTAAGATTTGTGAGTTATATTTAGAACCAAGGTTGCCACTCTCAATCAATTAATTTAGAAAGAATCCGTGACCTTCGTATCCACAGTACAGACGCGCTGAACAGTTATGAAGCAAACGTTTCAGTAAATATGTAAGTTTTGAGGTCCTTTCTGAAACTAGTGGCTGAGGATTTGTCCGAGTTCATGAGGAAGTTTTTACCAACTAAGGGGCGAACCATTTTATATGGGAGGGGTGTCCCACTTTACATTAGGAGTGGTGAAGAGTTGTGGAGAAAATTGGTCCAAAAGCATTTTTTCACACTGCCGATGGAAATTTTtcctcaatttttattttgaaacatttttgtcaagttgaagcaaaacacattttcttttgcaaaaccattcaaacatttacaataatgGTACTGTTTAGTTCCTGGATATTTAATTACTGCTTTAGTTCTTTCCACCCAATTTCCCTTTGTTGGggccaactttaccatagaaaacaatggtttTGGATTAAACCATGgtggaaaagggttaaatatgcttgaaaatgtatatttacaAGTTACAACCTGaagttaaaaattcaaaaatactggtgatgaaaaaaaatcgctttttcatgtatttaattttgtaaagaCTAAGACATATGCCAAAAATCTGAATGGCGATTACTGGTCTGTGCACTGCTGTGTGAGCTGCTACCTTtttgagaagttgaaaaacaccGCTGTGAATAACTGAGGTATGCATTACATATTTGATGTATTCATGTTGTTCAGCTGAGTACTTGCTTAATTTTGCAATGAAATCAATTCTAGAGCAAATGTTGAACTTTAACATGTCTGCAATTTCGAATTCCTGTACCCCTAAATCAAATGGTTCGCCCCTAAGTCCGGGTCAGCTTAAATTCGGTACATGTGTACCCAGAAAAGTTTCGACTACACGGCACAAAGTGTACAATTTCAACCCCTACAAAGTGTTGTCAATGGCAAGGTGAGGGTACAAAGTCTACGTTTCTTGCAAAATACTGATATTCAACTGTAATTCCCCCAAAACGATGGTTCAAAAATGTACATCGCGGAAAAACAGGCCAACCCGATCGTGGTATGTGTGTATTCTTCCAGTGAGAGTGCCCTTGAGTGGCGGACCAATATCTAGCTCGTAGGATCACTCCTGGCAGCTAACATTCATTCTCGCTTTACAGCAAACGCTCGATCTGGTTGGTTCCCAGGTACTCCGGAAACCAACTTATTGGCCgatagaaaaaatatttatgtaatccacattgaaaattgaaaaatgacaGTCGATTGCGGCTAGACATGACTATCGCATTCAAAAAGAGACAGATTATAATAGAATTAATATTGAAAAAGTTCTAACATATATGATGACATGACGTGACCTAACCTGTGCTCCTGCGGTTGACCATCTGGAACAGCTGCGACCGAAGGTTTTAAAGAATGACAGATAGTATGAAGCATTCTGCAGCGTTTTCATGGCTAATATTGGGAAAGGAAATATGCGTATACATTAAATTACTGTCCAAAAAGTTTCTGGTGTTCTGAAAGCTATCAGAATGGCCATCTAACAGTGTGGATAGCGTTGCTCCGATTTACGGTAACAATTTTAACATGGCTTGGCGTTGCACAGTAAATGATTTACTACTCCTCTCGGCGTCTAGCGCCACCAACGGTTGTGACCTAATTTTCAAGCTCATCAAGCAGTGAccgatgctgaagttagactcggtttcggattcggtttcggattcagtttcggattcggtttcggattcgagtgactgaaagtaattttatattttcagccgatTTAGTTATAATGtggaaaactttattttcacttggaatttattttcatcactttcGCCGCACCTGTTTTTCTGCTACAATAAAATCCAATCAGactagacaaagtgaaaataagacagTAAAACagctaatttaaataaattccagtgaaaataaaatagttttcagTACTTTCGTATGAAAAGATAAATAATTGTCGTCAAGAACAAGTTTTTACTGGATTACCTACCGGCATATGTAGTATATATTTTAaagcataaattgtgtgcatatgttcacaattaaaatggttaaaaaaaatagaaattacagaaaactttgGAGCACTTTAATTCGAAATTGAAAGGAAGTGTCGAGCAAGGACaacgacattttcaaaaacatttatactttaatttgtttatatgtcACAATGTGTGTCACATGGTATAATGCTAATGGGCTGTATTACTTTGCTGTTTTGGTTGATGTTGTTCTGCATAGATTTTACttggaatgtaccataccaaACCTGGACTTAATTATCAGTTAATATGTTGTATAACAAAGATtgcattgaatgcatttctttgTATTGTGGAAAGTACTGTTAGCTTGAATAGTCCAAACTGCATAATGCCCATAATTACTCaaaagttgtaacttttgattaatttttcagcagttttgtctagtGTTTTTATGCACTatagtttcttgctctactgcctaaagtgttttgttttttaaagtgTATAAATCATTATTATGCGCgaaacatttatgtcatgaaatacatgctacatATGCAGTAAGGTGATCTAGTTAAAATAGTTCCTTGCATATCAGTATTTGTCACGTCCttcgaaaaaataataacataagctGGAAATATAAAACTACGCTCAGTtattcgaatccgaaaccgaatccgaaaccgaatccgaaaccgaatccgaaactgagtccaacttcagcatcgtgcTCATCAAGTGACAGTTTCGCTCTTCTCTTTCAACTCACTTCCCTTGATGTTTCATGGGAAGACCATAATTGAATATTTATAAGTGCATATTTCACATTagggcgacattttttatttttgtgtttctcatctcccgaccgaccgtaaatttcagctccgacatgaaaataaaaaaacattttttatttgcgccgtatggaagaccggtcacgacatgcgacatgcgagtttttttttttttaaactgcgacctgggagttctaaaactgcgacatgcgagttcttaaactgcgacatgcgagttgcaaaactaacatggcgtttgcatacatgtcaggtagagacgagcttatttctgcatacttctacAATGGATACACCCTGGGAGAAATAACGGCCACGTTAGGACTCCGACATGTATGGAAGTCCGGTCACGACCTGCTacatacgacctgcgtctttaactgtgatctgcgacctaaccctaaccctaacccctaacccctaacgttaactaaccctaagttaagccgttacaatttttctttccCTTGGCCTAACCTCCAGGGTTGAGAGCGAAGTAAGGCTTTTTACGAGAGAAAACCTAagccctaacctaaccctaacccctaccctaaccctaacccttacccctaaccctaaccctaaccgcggatcgcagttttaaaaactcgcatgtcgcatgtcgtgaccggtcttccatagcgccgcctctgaggcgatcatcTTAGCAACAGCGACTCAGACTGAGAGGACAGAGAccacagaacactgaactgaaagacaagaaattgcattgactgaatggacagaacattgaactgaaacaaatacagttgGTTTAATTGtacttgtcttttttttttatttcgaccgCCCGCCCTGCCCAAGTATTCCTcttgaggatgagaaacaaattaaataaaagggtcaccctTATAGAGAAAGGCTATTTTCCTCGCACACCAGCCAAATCACTGGCGTTATGTTGACTGGGTAgattgtaaaagtgtagtttatgctacgttccgacgttctacagaacagaacgtcggaacgtagcataaactaacacttttacaaactacccagtcaacagaacgcctgtgaGCCAAATTGGAGATACAACTATAGTGACATTTTATCTattcaaaattatatcaaaagagatcatagctgtgggtccatagctgtggtgttttcggacgggatttcttctttttacgggctggttttgacatTACgtttgtggtggcggggttaaaaacgtaaagtcaaaaccagcccgtaaaaggcagaaagcCCGTCCGAAAACTCCACAGCTATGGACCTGCAGCTAAAGAGATCGAATCCATAAAGAAAAACGGGAACGAAACTCGagaaaatgcgaaaaaaaatattcctttcttcctcttcttcgtAATTTAGCCACATTcatcaaattgaaattttgctAGTTATGCGCATGCAACCGAACTTCAAAAAGGTGTGGAAAAATAGCTCCAAAGACAGTTCATCCAAAGAAGTTTGAGAATTGGGCCATGAAAATACTGTAAAGTGTTTCTGCTGTTGAAATGTCTGGGGTTAAATTATTCACCAACGCGCAtacacaaatatcaaaatcaaaatatcttatTGACACCAAAAACAAGTAGAACCAGAGTAGG is a window from the Ptychodera flava strain L36383 chromosome 11, AS_Pfla_20210202, whole genome shotgun sequence genome containing:
- the LOC139143645 gene encoding uncharacterized protein isoform X2; amino-acid sequence: MKTLQNASYYLSFFKTFGRSCSRWSTAGAQQSPGIRVLALLPTWKDKLNLQLEKLSVPDEVKLIEANSPTGEQGTMGNRGFCFTAFMKHCEDMIEKHSIDFILSGRDDTSVVKAALRDKFPHIPGPTLESTLLCYDKYLTRKYTDTDPSPVKYTHLDPENFTSENLKEALEYVGCPAIIKPCVGTASFGVAKVTCLQGMVKQMNIYKKFPASGLGEFLRGRISHDKYSEAFKNGIILEEHVDASATVAIDGFIANNQIIQWPAHDLLYWKSKPSCNKAFLLPSNLDKDVLENVQRRYRDIATRMMGYGYNNDFLSIEFLIQKNGDCKLMEVNPRMFSPLINLYNKCYTNGNPVQALLDFAQNKPIRRPIQVQYGLNSLIVSFNKKPTRLSDLLELNDPSTKDLFTPFFSPDEEVPLPYGDSGSPLAVADFAAPRREDLLPAYHTLCKKVLKKPEWSPED
- the LOC139143645 gene encoding uncharacterized protein isoform X1, with amino-acid sequence MKTLQNASYYLSFFKTFGRSCSRWSTAGAQQQSPGIRVLALLPTWKDKLNLQLEKLSVPDEVKLIEANSPTGEQGTMGNRGFCFTAFMKHCEDMIEKHSIDFILSGRDDTSVVKAALRDKFPHIPGPTLESTLLCYDKYLTRKYTDTDPSPVKYTHLDPENFTSENLKEALEYVGCPAIIKPCVGTASFGVAKVTCLQGMVKQMNIYKKFPASGLGEFLRGRISHDKYSEAFKNGIILEEHVDASATVAIDGFIANNQIIQWPAHDLLYWKSKPSCNKAFLLPSNLDKDVLENVQRRYRDIATRMMGYGYNNDFLSIEFLIQKNGDCKLMEVNPRMFSPLINLYNKCYTNGNPVQALLDFAQNKPIRRPIQVQYGLNSLIVSFNKKPTRLSDLLELNDPSTKDLFTPFFSPDEEVPLPYGDSGSPLAVADFAAPRREDLLPAYHTLCKKVLKKPEWSPED